The sequence GGCGCTGCTGCTCCGGCGGCGGCTGCCAAGGCTCCGGCCGGCGACAAGAAGAAGTAATCTCTCAAAGCTGGCGCGCGGTCCTTGATCGCGCGCCGAGCGAGGGGCGCGCCGCGTCATGCGACTCTTTGTTGGGCTCGGCAATCCCGGCGCGAAATACGCACGTAACCGGCACAATATCGGCTTCATGGCCGTCGAGGAGATCGCGCGGCGTCATGGTTTCGCACCATGGCGCCGTCGTTTTCAGGGCGAGACCGCGGAAGGCACGCTCGGCACTGAGCGCGTGATCTTGCTCAAGCCCACGACCTACATGAACGAGTCCGGCCGCGCCGTGCAGGAGGCCGCAAGCTTCTTCAAGATCGCGCCCGGTGACGTCACCGCGTTCCACGACGAGCTCGAACTGCCGCCGGGCAAGGTGCGGGTGAAGATCGGCGGCGGCATCGCCGGCCACAACGGCCTGCGCTCGATCTCGGCCCATATCGGCAACGACTATCGCCGTGTCAGGCTCGGCATCGGTCATCCCGGCGTCAAGGAACTGGTGCACGGCCACGTGCTGTCGGACTTCGCCAAGGCCGACAATGATTGGGTGGCGACGCTCTGCGATGCGGTGGCCGAGCACGCGGCACTGATCGCCAAGGGCACGGACGCGACCTTCGCCAACAGGGTGCATCTTGCCATGCAGGCGAAGGGATTTTTGACCAAGGACGAGAACGGCAAGGAATGACACTTGTCATCGCCGGACCTGATCCGGCGATCCATCCTTCGAAGGCGATGGATGCGCGGGTCAAGCCCGCGCATGACGAATCCGGAATACATTTACGCGCGGAGCGCGGAGGCCAGGATCTATGGGATTCAAATGTGGGATTGTCGGGTTGCCCAATGTCGGCAAGTCGACCTTGTTCAATGCGCTGACCGAGACGGCCGCGGCGCAGGCCGCGAACTATCCGTTCTGCACCATCGAGCCGAATGTCGGCGAGGTCGCCGTGCCGGATCCGCGGCTCGACAAGCTCTCGGCGATCGCCAAGTCGGCGCAGATCATTCCGACCCGGTTGACCTTCGTCGACATCGCCGGCCTCGTGCGCGGGGCTTCCAAGGGTGAGGGCCTCGGCAATCAGTTCCTCGCCAACATCCGCGAGGTCGATGCCGTCGCGCATGTCGTGCGCTGCTTCGAGGATTCCGACATCACCCATGTCGAGGGCAAGATCGCCCCGCTCGCCGACATCGAGACCATCGAGACCGAGCTGATGCTGGCCGACCTCGATAGCCTGGAGAAGCGCGTCGACAATCTCACCAAGAAGGCCAAGGGCAACGACAAGGACGCCAAGGAGCAGCTCGACCTCGTCAACCGCACCCTGGTGCTGCTCCGTGACGGCAAGCCCGCCCGCCTCGTCGAGCGCAAGGCCGAGGAGGAGCGCGCCTTCTCCATGCTTGGCTTGCTGTCGTCGAAGCCGGTGCTCTATGTCTGCAACGTCGAGGAAGGCTCGGCTGCGACGGGCAATGCGTTCTCCCAGGCGGTGCAGGAGCAGGCTGCCAAGGAAGGCGCCGTCGCCGTCGTCATCTCCGCCAAGATCGAGTCCGAGATCGCGACCATCTCGCGCGAGGAGCGCGCCGACTTCCTGGAGACGCTGGGCCTTGAAGAGGCCGGCCTCGACCGCCTGATCCGCGCCGGCTACACGCTGCTCGACCTCATCACCTATTTCACCGTGGGCCCGAAGGAAGCGCGCGCCTGGACCATCTATCGCGGCACCAAGGCGCCGGGCGCGGCCGGTGTGATCCACACCGATTTCGAGAAGGGCTTCATCCGCGCCGAGACCATTGCGTATGAAGACTACGTTGCGCTCGGCGGCGAAGCCGGCGCCCGCGATGCCGGCAAGCTCCGGCTCGAAGGCAAGGAATACGTCGTCGCCGACGGCGACGTGATGCATTTCCGGTTCAATACGTAAGCATCAGCATCGGTGCCGTAGGGTGGGTTAGACGAGCATATGCGCGAAGCGCATCTGCTCGGCGTAACCCACCATTGTCTCGATCTGCAGAAACAGAAAAGGTGGGTTACCGCTTCGCCTAACCCACCCTACGAGACAAGCCTCATCGCATCCCGCCGCCCTGATCGCGGATCGCGCCGAGATGTTCGTTGATGCGGAAGACGATCAGGATCAGTTCCGCGACGATGCGCGAGAACACGATGCCGACGACGACGCTGGCGATCGATGACAGCAGCACCAGGAAGCCGCCGAACGGGCTGATCGCCATCGCAGCAAGGCCGGAGAAGACGCCGGAGAGGCCGAACAGGCAGATCAGCGCAATCACCAGCCAGTAGAAGGTCTTGATGATCGTGGGGGTGATGAACCGGTCCCACTGAAACAGATCGCTGAATGAAAACATCGCTCTCCCCAGGCAAATCGGGATTTCAAATCGGACCGCGGATCGCGACCCCGGGCTGATCCGACTCAAAGACCACGCCGCCGCGTCGAATGTAGCACGAGCCATGCGGGCCGGCGGGTTGAGATTGCCGCAAAGTGCGGCCACAATCTGTCATTTCCACCAACCCATCCCAAGATGACCCTGACCTTCGAAGATTTCCCGCCCGGCCGGTTCGGAACGTTCGGCCCGCGCCACGTCACCCGCGACGAGATCTTGGCCTTTGCCGCCGAGTTCGATCCGCAACCGATGCACCTCGATGAGGAGGCGGCGGCAACAAGCATGCTGCGCGGCCTGTCCGGCTCGGGCTGGCACCTGTGCTCGCTGATGATGCGGATGATGGCCGACGGCTTCATCACTCGCGCCGCCTCGCTCGGTTCGCCCGGCGTCGACGAGGTGCGCTGGTTGTCTCCGCTCCGGCCCGGCGACGATCTCATGCTCGACGTCGACGTCGTGGAGGCGCGCACCTCGAAGAGCCGCCCCGAGCTCGGCATCGTCAAGTTCAAATGCACCGTGCGCAACGCCAGGGGTGAAGCTCTCGCGGAGATGACCTCGCCGATCCTGATCAAGCGGCGCGAGGGGGCGGTCTGATGCGGTTCTTCGAGGACATCGATATCGGCCAGCGCCGCGAGATCGGCGCCTACACGTTCACCGCGGAAAAGATCAAGACGTTCGCCGCCAAGTTCGATCCGCAGCGCTTTCACCTCGATGAAGAGGAGGGCAAGAACTCGCTGTTCGGCGGGTTAGCTGCCTCCGGCTGGCACGTCGGCTCAGCCTGCATGAGCCTGCTTGTCGCCGATGGCCAGCGCCTGGCGCGCGAAGCCGCCTCGCGCGGCGAGGAGGTTGCGGTGTGGGGCCCGTCGCCGGGCTTTCGCGACCTGCGCTGGATCAAGCCGGTGCTCGCCGGCGACACGGTCTCCTATGTCAACGTCGTCATCGACAAGCGCACGTCAGCCTCGCGTCCCGGCTGGGGCATTTTGACGGCCCGCACCACCGGCACCAACCAGCGCGGCGAGGAGGTCTATTCCATCACCGCCTCGGCCTTCGTGCCGATGCGGAACGGCGGTTAGATCTGTTCCAAGATGGACGGTCGAAATGAAGGCGCGAGTGTTGCACCCGCGCTATGGACGCGATTCTGGGCGGCTGTCATAAGCCGCGCAAAGCTGGTTACCGCGAAGCAGTTTGGCGGAACCAGTGAGGTGCTAACTAATTATGAACCTGTCGCTGTCTATTTGAAACCAATTGGGCAGAGACAGGGGACGAGGACCATGGCAGATCGCGGCGCACTCAAATTCGTTGGTTTCATCTTCGCGACTGCGACGCTGGCCGTGATGCTCGTCGCTGGCATGGTGGTGAAGGGCTATGCCGATGGCGCCTACACCCTGGAAGCCTCTAGCGTCGAAGTCTCCGAGTAAGATTTCGTTAACTATTCGGGGCCGCATCCGGCCCCGCCTCAGCGGCTGTAGACGAACGCCAAGACGGCGATCGCAACTGCCAGCAATCCGACAAAGCGCAGCGTGATCGTGCCGAGCTGATTCGGCGCGGGCCGCAGTGCGATAGGGTCCGAGGTGTCGGGCCGAATGCTTTCCATGAGCTTGTCCCCAAGGCCCGGCCGCTAAGGCCACGGGCGCTTGGCATTGGTCGCTGGTAAGGGACGGAGGGTTCAAAGCCTTGCGCGCCGCACCCACCGCTGTCATGCCCCGGCTTGACCGGGGCATCCAGTACGCCGCGGCATCTCGGCTCAATCACTACCGTCTCGGAGTACTGGATCGCCCGATCAAGTCGGGCGATGACACGTCCAATGGCGAGGGTGCGAGACTAACTCATTCCCAGAATCAAAACCGCCGCGCCCCTTGCGGAACGCGGCGGCCGGTGATGCGGTTTGACCGATCAGCTGTTGCGCAGGCCGTCGGCGGCGCGCTTCCACTGCGCGACGTTGTCGGCGATCATGCGGGTCGACTTCATCGCGGCCTGGCTGAGCTGGGCGTAGCCGGAGATCTCGCGCTGGACGCGCTGGCCTTCGGCATGGAGCAGGTCGCGGAGGCTCTCGAGCT comes from Bradyrhizobium sp. CCGE-LA001 and encodes:
- the pth gene encoding aminoacyl-tRNA hydrolase, with protein sequence MRLFVGLGNPGAKYARNRHNIGFMAVEEIARRHGFAPWRRRFQGETAEGTLGTERVILLKPTTYMNESGRAVQEAASFFKIAPGDVTAFHDELELPPGKVRVKIGGGIAGHNGLRSISAHIGNDYRRVRLGIGHPGVKELVHGHVLSDFAKADNDWVATLCDAVAEHAALIAKGTDATFANRVHLAMQAKGFLTKDENGKE
- a CDS encoding DUF4282 domain-containing protein — protein: MFSFSDLFQWDRFITPTIIKTFYWLVIALICLFGLSGVFSGLAAMAISPFGGFLVLLSSIASVVVGIVFSRIVAELILIVFRINEHLGAIRDQGGGMR
- the ychF gene encoding redox-regulated ATPase YchF — its product is MGFKCGIVGLPNVGKSTLFNALTETAAAQAANYPFCTIEPNVGEVAVPDPRLDKLSAIAKSAQIIPTRLTFVDIAGLVRGASKGEGLGNQFLANIREVDAVAHVVRCFEDSDITHVEGKIAPLADIETIETELMLADLDSLEKRVDNLTKKAKGNDKDAKEQLDLVNRTLVLLRDGKPARLVERKAEEERAFSMLGLLSSKPVLYVCNVEEGSAATGNAFSQAVQEQAAKEGAVAVVISAKIESEIATISREERADFLETLGLEEAGLDRLIRAGYTLLDLITYFTVGPKEARAWTIYRGTKAPGAAGVIHTDFEKGFIRAETIAYEDYVALGGEAGARDAGKLRLEGKEYVVADGDVMHFRFNT
- a CDS encoding MaoC family dehydratase is translated as MRFFEDIDIGQRREIGAYTFTAEKIKTFAAKFDPQRFHLDEEEGKNSLFGGLAASGWHVGSACMSLLVADGQRLAREAASRGEEVAVWGPSPGFRDLRWIKPVLAGDTVSYVNVVIDKRTSASRPGWGILTARTTGTNQRGEEVYSITASAFVPMRNGG
- a CDS encoding MaoC family dehydratase — translated: MTLTFEDFPPGRFGTFGPRHVTRDEILAFAAEFDPQPMHLDEEAAATSMLRGLSGSGWHLCSLMMRMMADGFITRAASLGSPGVDEVRWLSPLRPGDDLMLDVDVVEARTSKSRPELGIVKFKCTVRNARGEALAEMTSPILIKRREGAV